One window from the genome of Cricetulus griseus strain 17A/GY chromosome 2, alternate assembly CriGri-PICRH-1.0, whole genome shotgun sequence encodes:
- the Otos gene encoding otospiralin: MQARVLWWLALGIVLGIPAGAKPMPEEADPYTQPPAMPYWPFSTSDFWNYVQYFQTQGAYPQIEDMARTFFAHFPLGSTLGFHVPYQED, encoded by the exons ATGCAGGCCCGTGTGCTGTGGTGGCTGGCCCTTGGCATCGTACTGGGGATTCCTGCAG GAGCCAAGCCGATGCCAGAGGAAGCAG ACCCCTACACCCAGCCGCCAGCCATGCCCTACTGGCCATTCTCCACCTCTGACTTCTGGAACTACGTGCAATATTTCCAGACCCAGGGTGCCTATCCACAGATTGAGGACATGGCCAGAACCTTCTTTGCACACTTCCCTCTGGGGAGCACCCTGGGCTTCCACGTTCCCTACCAGGAGGACTGA